A region from the Thauera humireducens genome encodes:
- the ltrA gene encoding group II intron reverse transcriptase/maturase: protein MHQKLGRPGRNAGGRGEADPEAVRDEARTARHETGSPGRDGLLLQALAKANMEAAWKRVKSNRGSAGVDGLSIAETAAYLRAHWPRIRESLLDGSYRPSPVRRVQIPKSDGGVRELGIPTVTDRLIQQALLQVLQPRIDPTFSDHSYGFRPGRRAHDAVLDAQRYVQDGYRVVVDVDLEKFFDRVNHDILMERLARRIEDKAVLRLIRCYLVAGIMGGGVVMERFEGTPQGGPLSPLLANVLLDEVDRELERRGHRFVRYADDCNVYVRSRRAGERVLAGLTKLYERLRLKVNDAKTAVAPASRRKFLGYAFWYGPGGQVKCRVADKALNAFKQRIRQFTCRSGGRNLTETAERLRAYMPGWKAYFQLAQTPKVFRELDEWIRHRLRAVQLKHWRRGTTMYRELKALGASETDARQVAANSRRWWRNSRFLLNRAMPVAYFDRLGVPRLS from the coding sequence ATGCATCAGAAGCTCGGGAGGCCGGGGCGCAACGCGGGAGGGCGAGGTGAAGCCGATCCCGAAGCGGTGCGTGATGAAGCACGGACGGCGCGGCATGAAACCGGAAGCCCGGGGCGAGATGGCCTGCTTCTTCAGGCGCTCGCGAAAGCGAACATGGAGGCGGCGTGGAAACGCGTCAAATCCAATCGCGGCAGTGCTGGGGTGGATGGGTTGTCGATCGCCGAGACGGCGGCCTACCTGAGAGCGCACTGGCCTCGGATTCGGGAGTCCTTGCTGGATGGCAGCTACCGGCCTTCTCCGGTGCGCCGCGTCCAGATCCCGAAGTCCGATGGCGGGGTGCGCGAACTGGGGATTCCGACGGTGACGGATCGGCTGATCCAGCAAGCCCTGCTGCAAGTCTTGCAGCCCAGGATTGATCCGACGTTCTCTGACCATAGCTATGGCTTTCGCCCGGGACGCCGTGCGCACGACGCGGTGCTCGATGCACAGCGCTACGTGCAGGACGGTTACCGGGTGGTGGTCGATGTGGATTTGGAGAAGTTCTTCGACCGGGTCAATCACGACATCCTGATGGAACGCCTGGCGAGGCGAATCGAGGACAAGGCCGTGCTGCGGCTGATCCGTTGTTACCTCGTGGCCGGGATCATGGGTGGCGGCGTGGTCATGGAGCGGTTTGAGGGCACGCCGCAAGGCGGGCCGCTGTCGCCGCTGCTGGCCAATGTGCTGCTCGACGAGGTGGATCGGGAACTGGAGCGGCGGGGGCACCGCTTCGTGCGCTACGCCGACGACTGCAATGTGTATGTGCGCAGTCGCCGTGCAGGCGAACGGGTGCTAGCGGGCCTGACCAAGCTCTACGAGCGACTCCGCCTGAAGGTGAACGACGCCAAGACGGCCGTCGCGCCGGCCTCGCGCCGCAAGTTTCTGGGCTATGCCTTCTGGTACGGCCCAGGCGGACAGGTCAAGTGCAGGGTGGCCGACAAGGCGCTCAACGCCTTCAAGCAACGCATCCGGCAATTCACGTGTCGCTCGGGCGGGCGCAACCTGACCGAGACTGCCGAACGGCTGCGGGCCTACATGCCGGGCTGGAAGGCGTACTTCCAACTCGCGCAGACACCCAAGGTGTTCCGCGAACTCGACGAGTGGATTCGACACCGGCTGCGTGCGGTGCAGCTCAAGCACTGGCGTCGGGGTACGACGATGTACCGGGAATTGAAGGCTCTGGGCGCTTCGGAAACGGACGCTCGACAGGTGGCGGCGAACAGTCGAAGGTGGTGGCGTAACAGCCGCTTCCTGCTGAACCGCGCAATGCCTGTTGCCTACTTTGATCGGCTCGGTGTGCCCCGGCTCTCATGA
- a CDS encoding hemolysin family protein: MEIFVLIALIILNGLFAMSEIALVTARRARLAKLAEDGDNAAAVAVKLGEEPTRFLSTIQIGITSIGILNGIVGEAALAGPLAHWLQSLGVEQRVSEIGSTVLVVVVITYVSIVIGELVPKRIGQINPEGIARLVARPMNMLSIASRPFVHLLSSSTALLLRVMGQRETGGPSVTEEEIRAMLDEGSEAGIIEKSEHEMVRNVFRLDERQLGSLMVPRSDIVWLDVNRPLDENLALMADSAHSRFPVCRGGLEEILGIISSKQLFNQTLRGAEVDLTEALQAPVYVPESLTGMELLDQFRASSTHMVFVIDEYGEVLGMVTLHDLLESVTGEFQTENAEEAWAVQREDGSWLLDGLIPILELKDRLDMKAVPEEDKGRYHTLSGMMMWLLGRLPSTGDIAVWEDWRFEVVDLDGKRIDKVLASRVPEPSGEETPEGSEPGA; encoded by the coding sequence ATGGAAATATTCGTACTCATCGCCCTCATCATCCTGAATGGCCTGTTCGCCATGTCGGAAATCGCGCTCGTGACCGCACGCCGCGCACGGCTGGCCAAACTCGCCGAGGATGGCGACAACGCAGCGGCGGTGGCCGTCAAGCTCGGCGAGGAGCCCACCCGCTTCCTGTCGACGATCCAGATCGGCATCACCTCGATCGGCATCCTCAACGGTATCGTCGGCGAGGCCGCGCTGGCCGGGCCGCTCGCGCACTGGCTGCAGTCGCTCGGCGTCGAGCAGCGCGTCAGCGAGATCGGCTCGACCGTGCTGGTCGTGGTGGTCATCACCTACGTGTCGATCGTGATCGGCGAGCTGGTGCCCAAGCGCATCGGCCAGATCAACCCGGAAGGCATCGCACGCCTGGTCGCGCGACCGATGAACATGCTGTCGATCGCCTCGCGCCCCTTCGTCCATCTGCTGTCGAGCTCCACCGCGCTGCTGCTGCGGGTGATGGGCCAGCGCGAGACCGGGGGCCCGAGCGTGACCGAGGAGGAGATCCGCGCCATGCTCGACGAAGGCTCGGAGGCCGGCATCATCGAGAAGAGCGAGCACGAGATGGTGCGCAACGTGTTCCGCCTCGACGAGCGTCAGCTCGGCTCGCTGATGGTGCCGCGCTCGGACATCGTGTGGCTCGACGTGAACCGTCCGCTCGACGAGAACCTGGCGCTGATGGCGGATTCCGCCCACTCGCGCTTCCCGGTGTGTCGCGGCGGCCTCGAGGAGATCCTCGGCATCATCAGTTCCAAGCAGCTCTTCAACCAGACCCTGCGCGGTGCCGAGGTCGACCTGACCGAAGCCCTGCAGGCACCGGTCTACGTGCCCGAGTCGCTCACCGGCATGGAGCTGCTCGACCAGTTCCGCGCCTCCAGCACGCACATGGTGTTCGTCATCGACGAGTACGGCGAGGTGCTGGGCATGGTCACGCTGCACGACCTGCTCGAGTCGGTGACCGGCGAGTTCCAGACCGAAAACGCCGAGGAAGCCTGGGCGGTGCAGCGCGAGGACGGCTCCTGGCTGCTAGACGGCCTGATTCCCATCCTCGAACTGAAGGACCGCCTCGACATGAAGGCCGTGCCGGAGGAGGACAAGGGGCGCTACCACACCCTGTCCGGCATGATGATGTGGCTGCTCGGCCGCCTGCCGAGCACCGGCGACATCGCGGTGTGGGAGGACTGGCGCTTCGAGGTGGTCGACCTCGACGGCAAGCGCATCGACAAGGTGCTCGCCAGCCGGGTGCCCGAACCCAGCGGCGAGGAAACCCCGGAAGGCAGCGAGCCCGGCGCCTGA
- a CDS encoding DUF342 domain-containing protein: MDTPLPPAPDLRFAFDAATQTLRASLSPGSLVPSIDPLWLHDRLEDAGYAKFKLRTNAVTTLITQYNAGGRVIDLEIADAVDGALQITTSPDSMEARLTITPAEGGRAVTKDDVLEQLAGRGIYEGVRVEEINRAIAAGVAQEVVIARGREPVDGEDGRLEYLLPETRARVPNIRPSGRTDYRDLGEIQVVREGDALMRRHPPTAGTPGLDVTGRPIPPTPGRDQRFASGLRGVRAQAEDPDLLVAASDGQPVRVRGGMMVEPVYTVDTVDMTTGNIRFDGTVKVRGDVKAGMRIEASGDIEIGGVVEPATLDAGGNIVVKSGVLGASNKKDSANHRIHCDGSFSATYAQQARIEAGDSIFIDDLAMQCTLRAKNHIRIGNRRRGHVIGGVLHATLSIQARVIGAPNRIRTELEIGPDNTLSGALRDMVQLRDGKENQLLEIGKVLTLSDRQPGRIPTEMRDRAQQTAKTLSSEVESLRENEDAVRYLLDLARQARVSADQAMHEGVVVSMGEARLAIQGHRGPSTVRLAEHGLGVFALEDEGAPGNER; the protein is encoded by the coding sequence ATGGACACCCCGCTTCCGCCTGCACCGGACCTGAGATTCGCATTCGATGCGGCAACGCAGACGCTGCGGGCGAGCCTGTCGCCCGGCAGCCTCGTGCCCAGCATCGACCCCCTGTGGCTGCACGACCGGCTCGAGGATGCAGGCTATGCGAAGTTCAAGCTGCGCACGAACGCGGTCACGACCCTGATCACCCAGTACAACGCCGGCGGCAGGGTGATCGACCTGGAGATCGCGGATGCGGTCGATGGTGCGCTGCAGATCACGACCTCGCCCGACAGCATGGAGGCGCGGCTCACGATCACCCCGGCCGAGGGCGGCCGTGCCGTCACCAAGGACGACGTGCTCGAGCAGCTCGCCGGCCGCGGCATCTACGAAGGCGTGCGGGTCGAGGAGATCAACCGCGCGATCGCCGCCGGCGTTGCGCAGGAGGTGGTGATCGCGCGCGGACGCGAACCGGTCGACGGCGAGGACGGCAGGCTCGAATACCTGTTGCCGGAGACGCGCGCCCGCGTGCCCAACATCCGCCCCAGCGGTCGCACGGATTACCGCGACCTCGGCGAGATCCAGGTCGTCCGTGAAGGCGACGCGCTGATGCGGCGCCACCCGCCCACCGCCGGCACGCCCGGCCTCGACGTGACCGGCCGCCCGATCCCGCCCACCCCAGGCCGTGACCAGCGCTTCGCCAGCGGCCTGCGCGGCGTGCGTGCGCAGGCCGAGGACCCCGACCTGCTGGTCGCCGCCAGCGATGGCCAGCCGGTACGGGTGCGCGGCGGCATGATGGTCGAGCCGGTCTACACGGTCGATACCGTCGACATGACGACCGGCAACATCCGGTTCGACGGCACGGTGAAAGTGCGCGGCGACGTCAAGGCCGGCATGCGCATCGAAGCCAGCGGCGACATCGAGATCGGCGGCGTAGTCGAGCCGGCGACGCTGGATGCCGGCGGCAACATCGTGGTCAAGAGCGGTGTGCTCGGTGCCAGCAACAAGAAGGACAGCGCAAACCATCGCATCCACTGCGACGGCAGCTTCTCGGCGACCTATGCGCAGCAGGCCCGCATCGAGGCAGGCGACTCGATCTTCATCGACGACCTGGCCATGCAATGCACGTTACGTGCGAAGAACCACATCCGCATCGGCAACCGCCGCCGCGGCCATGTCATCGGCGGGGTACTGCACGCCACCTTGTCGATCCAGGCCCGCGTGATCGGGGCCCCGAACCGCATCCGTACCGAGCTCGAGATCGGCCCCGACAACACGCTGTCGGGCGCCCTGCGGGACATGGTGCAACTGCGCGACGGCAAGGAAAACCAGCTGCTCGAGATCGGCAAGGTCCTCACCCTGTCAGACCGCCAGCCCGGCCGCATCCCGACCGAGATGCGCGATCGTGCCCAGCAGACGGCGAAGACGCTGTCGTCCGAGGTCGAATCGCTGCGCGAGAACGAGGACGCGGTCCGTTACCTGCTCGACCTGGCAAGGCAGGCGCGCGTCTCCGCCGACCAGGCCATGCATGAAGGCGTGGTCGTGTCGATGGGCGAAGCCCGGCTCGCGATCCAGGGCCACCGGGGGCCGAGCACGGTGCGTCTGGCCGAGCACGGACTCGGCGTTTTCGCCCTCGAGGACGAAGGCGCGCCCGGCAACGAAAGGTGA
- the tpx gene encoding thiol peroxidase, translating into MSKVTLGGNPIDVAGRFPQAGEQAPAFKLTGADLADVGLEAFAGKRKVLNIVPSLDTPVCATSTRKFNADAGSLADTVVLVVSADLPFAAKRFCETEGLQNVKTLSTFRNPAFGQDYGVAITSGPLAGVTARAVVVVDANDKVVYSQLVPEIKDEPDYAAALAALK; encoded by the coding sequence ATGAGCAAAGTGACCCTTGGTGGCAACCCGATCGACGTTGCCGGCCGTTTCCCGCAGGCGGGTGAGCAGGCGCCCGCGTTCAAGCTGACCGGTGCCGACCTGGCCGACGTCGGCCTCGAGGCCTTCGCCGGCAAGCGCAAGGTGCTGAACATCGTCCCCAGCCTGGACACCCCGGTGTGCGCCACCTCGACGCGCAAGTTCAACGCCGATGCCGGCAGCCTGGCCGACACCGTGGTGCTGGTCGTGTCCGCCGACCTGCCCTTCGCCGCCAAGCGCTTCTGCGAGACCGAGGGCCTGCAGAACGTGAAGACGCTGTCGACCTTCCGCAACCCGGCCTTCGGTCAGGACTACGGCGTCGCCATCACCTCCGGCCCGCTGGCCGGCGTCACCGCGCGCGCGGTAGTGGTGGTCGATGCGAACGACAAGGTCGTGTATTCGCAGCTCGTGCCCGAGATCAAGGACGAGCCGGACTACGCTGCCGCGCTCGCCGCGCTGAAGTGA
- a CDS encoding polysaccharide pyruvyl transferase family protein → MSSQQRPARRNGQPRIPLILFGAFDRHNFGDLLLGRIAARTTGRADAIAAGLAARELRRAGGFAVAALDDIVAAQAGHAFDLLQVGGEILGCSRYEAAVMLLAPDEAARIVARLDRDTAARDHWAVGQPGTARELPYVASRAALPGVRRILHAGIGGVELETLPAMLRDTALARLRDADRIWVRDAITQDALMRAGLHSRLAPDPATLVAHLFSARIARWSNGAGMAALRARFPQGYLALQFSADFGDDETLRQLANGVETFAAARGLGIVAFCAGRAPWHDDPAIYRRLRYFLTDPQRLVSSPARSLWALCALIAESYAVCASSLHARIVGEAFARPVVTLLRTPRAGRKQSAYARTWDPDGLNRLARPEMAEAALAGASRLDPARRTRHARQLADHATEAWQWLLAP, encoded by the coding sequence ATGTCATCGCAGCAACGCCCTGCGCGCCGGAACGGGCAGCCCCGGATCCCGCTGATCCTGTTCGGCGCCTTCGACCGCCACAACTTCGGCGACCTCCTGCTTGGCCGCATCGCGGCCCGGACGACAGGACGGGCGGACGCCATCGCCGCAGGCCTCGCGGCGCGCGAGCTGCGCCGCGCGGGTGGCTTTGCGGTGGCGGCGCTCGACGACATCGTGGCGGCACAGGCGGGCCATGCCTTCGACCTGCTGCAGGTCGGTGGCGAGATCCTGGGCTGTTCGCGCTACGAAGCCGCGGTGATGCTGCTCGCGCCCGACGAGGCCGCGCGCATCGTCGCCCGCCTCGACCGCGACACGGCCGCCCGCGATCACTGGGCGGTCGGCCAGCCCGGCACCGCACGTGAGCTACCCTATGTTGCCTCGCGCGCCGCCTTGCCCGGCGTGCGCCGCATCCTGCATGCGGGCATCGGCGGCGTGGAACTCGAGACCCTGCCGGCGATGCTGCGCGACACCGCGCTGGCCCGGCTGCGCGACGCCGACCGCATCTGGGTGCGCGATGCAATAACGCAGGACGCACTGATGCGGGCCGGCCTCCACAGCCGGCTCGCGCCCGACCCGGCGACCCTCGTCGCCCACCTGTTTTCGGCGCGGATCGCCCGCTGGTCCAATGGCGCCGGCATGGCGGCCCTGCGCGCACGCTTCCCGCAGGGCTACCTGGCCCTGCAGTTCAGCGCCGATTTCGGCGACGACGAAACCTTGCGCCAGCTCGCCAACGGGGTCGAAACCTTCGCCGCCGCGCGCGGACTGGGCATCGTCGCCTTCTGCGCAGGGCGCGCGCCGTGGCACGACGACCCGGCGATCTACCGGCGCCTGCGTTACTTCCTCACCGACCCGCAACGTCTGGTATCGAGCCCGGCCCGCAGCCTGTGGGCGCTGTGCGCGCTGATCGCAGAGTCCTACGCAGTGTGCGCTTCGAGCCTGCATGCGCGCATCGTCGGCGAGGCCTTCGCGCGGCCGGTGGTCACCCTGCTGCGCACGCCCCGGGCCGGGCGCAAGCAGTCGGCCTACGCACGGACCTGGGACCCGGACGGACTGAACCGGCTCGCGCGGCCGGAGATGGCGGAGGCGGCGCTGGCAGGCGCGAGCCGTCTCGATCCGGCGCGACGCACGCGACACGCCCGGCAGCTGGCAGACCACGCCACCGAAGCCTGGCAGTGGCTGCTGGCGCCCTGA